The Thiosulfativibrio zosterae genome has a window encoding:
- the ettA gene encoding energy-dependent translational throttle protein EttA gives MAQFVYTMNRVGKIVPPSKHILKNISLSFFPGAKIGVLGLNGSGKSTLLKIMAGIDTDIIGEARPQPGIKIGYLAQEPQLDETKDVRGNIESAMQDVKDALAELDAVYAAYAEPDADFDALAKKQAEIEDLIQAKDGHNMDRTLEIAADALRLPAWDADVTKLSGGEKRRVALCKLLLEKPDMLLLDEPTNHLDAESVAWLERFLLDFKGTVVAITHDRYFLDNAAEWILELDRGEGIPYEGNYSSWLDQKEKRLAMESKQEAARMKTIQSELEWVRSGAKGRHAKSKARLARFEELSSQDTQKRNETKEIFIPVAERLGEKVIEVNGISKGFGDRLLIDDLSFRLPQGGIVGIIGPNGAGKSTLFKMLTGQEQPDQGSIEFGETVQLSYVDQSRDALNDNNTVWEEISGGNDIFMVGNTEVNSRAYCGRFNFKGNDQQKRIGTLSGGERNRVHLAKILRTGGNLLLLDEPTNDLDIETLRALEEALLDFAGCAVVISHDRWFLDRIATHMLAFEGESHVEWFEGNFSDYEADLKRRKGADAAQPHRIKYKPITK, from the coding sequence ATGGCTCAATTCGTTTATACCATGAATCGTGTTGGCAAAATCGTGCCACCTTCCAAGCATATTCTTAAGAACATCTCTTTATCGTTTTTTCCAGGCGCCAAAATCGGGGTATTGGGTTTAAATGGTTCAGGTAAGTCAACCTTACTCAAAATTATGGCTGGCATAGACACAGACATTATTGGTGAAGCGCGTCCACAACCTGGCATTAAAATTGGTTATTTAGCGCAAGAACCTCAACTAGACGAAACCAAAGATGTGCGTGGTAATATTGAATCGGCCATGCAAGATGTTAAAGATGCATTAGCAGAACTAGATGCGGTTTACGCAGCCTATGCTGAACCGGATGCCGACTTTGATGCTTTGGCAAAAAAACAAGCCGAAATTGAAGATTTGATTCAAGCCAAAGACGGCCACAACATGGATCGCACCCTAGAAATCGCAGCGGATGCCTTGCGTCTACCTGCCTGGGATGCTGATGTTACCAAGCTCTCTGGGGGTGAAAAACGCCGTGTGGCTTTGTGTAAACTACTACTCGAAAAACCAGACATGTTATTGCTTGATGAACCAACCAACCATTTAGATGCTGAATCGGTTGCTTGGTTAGAAAGATTTTTATTGGATTTTAAAGGCACCGTTGTGGCAATCACCCATGACCGCTATTTCCTAGACAATGCCGCAGAATGGATTTTGGAACTAGACCGTGGTGAAGGTATCCCTTATGAAGGCAACTATTCCTCTTGGCTAGACCAGAAAGAAAAACGCCTTGCGATGGAATCTAAACAAGAAGCGGCTCGCATGAAAACCATTCAAAGTGAACTGGAATGGGTGCGCTCTGGTGCAAAAGGTCGTCATGCAAAATCTAAAGCCCGTTTGGCGCGCTTTGAAGAGCTCAGTTCACAAGACACGCAAAAGCGTAACGAAACCAAAGAAATCTTCATTCCTGTCGCAGAACGCTTAGGTGAAAAAGTCATCGAAGTGAATGGCATTTCAAAAGGCTTTGGAGATCGTTTACTCATTGATGACTTATCTTTCCGTTTACCACAAGGGGGTATCGTTGGGATTATCGGACCAAACGGTGCAGGTAAATCTACCCTATTTAAAATGCTAACTGGTCAAGAGCAACCTGACCAAGGCAGCATAGAGTTTGGTGAAACGGTGCAACTGTCTTATGTAGACCAAAGTCGTGATGCACTTAACGATAACAACACCGTTTGGGAGGAAATTTCCGGTGGCAACGATATCTTCATGGTTGGTAACACCGAAGTGAACTCGCGCGCCTATTGCGGACGCTTTAATTTTAAAGGCAATGATCAACAAAAACGTATTGGCACCTTGTCGGGCGGCGAACGCAACAGAGTCCATTTAGCCAAAATTTTACGTACTGGCGGAAACCTATTATTATTGGATGAACCCACCAACGATTTAGACATTGAAACCTTGCGTGCGCTCGAAGAAGCTCTGCTAGACTTTGCAGGTTGTGCGGTGGTTATATCGCATGACCGTTGGTTCTTAGACCGTATTGCTACTCACATGCTGGCATTCGAAGGTGAATCTCATGTGGAATGGTTTGAAGGAAACTTCTCTGACTACGAAGCCGATTTAAAACGCCGCAAAGGTGCCGATGCCGCACAACCGCATCGCATCAAATACAAGCCTATTACTAAGTAG
- the glyA gene encoding serine hydroxymethyltransferase codes for MFEKSMTIAGYDDLIADAIKNEEKRQESHIELIASENYTSPRVMEAQGSYFTNKYAEGYPGKRYYGGCEFADIVEQAAIDRAKELFGADYANVQPHSGSQANAAVYLALLNPGDTVLGMSLAHGGHLTHGSHVSFSGKIYNAVQYGIDPVSGQIDYAEVQALATEHKPKMIIAGFSAYSQVIDWSKFREIADSVGAYLFVDMAHVAGLVAGGIYPNPVPFADVVTTTTHKTLRGPRGGLILAKANPDLEKKFNSAIFPGGQGGPLVHVMAAKAVAFKECLDPGWKEYCQAVVNNAKAMAKVFMARGCDVVSGGTENHLFLVSLIEKGLTGKLVDAALDAAHITVNKNSVPNDPMSPFVTSGIRVGTAAATTRGFTEEDCTNLATWMCDVIDACDQENTTWDEAVIAQVRDKVSALCAAKPVYK; via the coding sequence ATGTTTGAAAAGTCTATGACGATTGCGGGTTACGACGACTTAATTGCCGACGCTATTAAAAATGAAGAAAAGCGTCAAGAGTCGCACATTGAGTTGATTGCGTCTGAAAACTACACCAGTCCTCGTGTGATGGAAGCTCAGGGGTCTTATTTTACAAACAAATATGCTGAAGGTTATCCAGGAAAACGCTATTACGGTGGGTGTGAATTTGCCGACATCGTTGAACAAGCGGCTATTGATCGTGCCAAAGAATTATTTGGCGCAGACTACGCTAACGTTCAGCCTCATTCAGGGTCACAAGCCAATGCGGCGGTTTATCTAGCCTTGTTAAATCCAGGCGACACGGTTTTAGGGATGAGCCTAGCGCACGGTGGTCACTTAACACACGGTTCGCATGTTAGCTTTTCAGGCAAAATTTACAATGCTGTTCAATACGGTATTGATCCGGTATCTGGTCAAATTGATTATGCTGAAGTGCAAGCACTTGCAACCGAACACAAGCCTAAAATGATTATCGCTGGCTTCTCAGCGTATTCTCAAGTGATCGATTGGTCAAAATTCCGTGAAATCGCCGATTCAGTGGGCGCTTATTTATTTGTCGACATGGCTCACGTAGCCGGTTTGGTTGCTGGTGGTATTTATCCAAACCCAGTCCCTTTTGCCGATGTGGTGACGACAACCACTCACAAAACTTTGCGCGGTCCTCGTGGTGGTTTGATTTTGGCTAAAGCTAATCCAGATTTAGAAAAGAAATTTAACTCTGCAATTTTCCCAGGTGGACAAGGTGGGCCTTTGGTTCATGTGATGGCCGCTAAAGCAGTGGCTTTCAAAGAATGTTTAGATCCAGGTTGGAAAGAATATTGCCAAGCGGTGGTTAACAACGCAAAAGCTATGGCAAAAGTCTTTATGGCGCGCGGATGTGACGTGGTTTCTGGCGGAACTGAAAACCATTTGTTCTTAGTCAGTTTGATTGAAAAAGGCCTAACAGGTAAGTTAGTTGATGCGGCTTTAGATGCGGCTCATATTACGGTTAATAAAAACTCAGTACCTAATGACCCTATGTCACCTTTTGTGACTTCAGGGATTCGTGTGGGTACAGCAGCGGCAACCACGCGTGGCTTTACAGAAGAAGACTGTACAAACCTTGCCACTTGGATGTGTGATGTTATTGATGCTTGTGACCAAGAAAATACCACTTGGGATGAAGCTGTGATTGCACAAGTACGCGATAAGGTTTCTGCTTTGTGTGCGGCTAAGCCTGTTTACAAATAA
- the nrdR gene encoding transcriptional regulator NrdR — MQCPICGAPETKVIDSRLAMDGEQVRRRRECLSCGERFTTYEAVELMLPRVVKSDGNREKFDEDKIRRGLVKALEKRPVASEAIEKVIHRIAKDLMAEGIREVPSSRIGELLMDALRELDQVAYVRFASVYRSFQDVNAFREEIERLMKATKS, encoded by the coding sequence ATGCAATGCCCAATATGTGGCGCACCAGAAACGAAAGTCATTGATTCTCGGCTTGCCATGGATGGTGAGCAAGTACGTCGTCGCCGAGAGTGCTTAAGTTGTGGTGAGCGTTTTACCACCTATGAAGCGGTTGAGTTGATGCTGCCGCGGGTGGTCAAAAGTGACGGTAATCGAGAAAAGTTTGACGAAGATAAAATTCGTCGTGGCTTGGTCAAAGCACTTGAAAAACGTCCTGTTGCCAGTGAAGCGATTGAAAAAGTCATCCATCGTATTGCAAAAGATTTAATGGCAGAAGGTATTCGAGAAGTGCCTTCTTCTAGAATTGGCGAGCTGTTAATGGATGCTTTACGCGAGTTAGATCAGGTGGCTTATGTGCGTTTTGCCTCGGTGTATCGCTCTTTTCAAGATGTGAATGCGTTTCGTGAAGAAATTGAACGCTTGATGAAAGCCACTAAAAGTTAA
- the ribD gene encoding bifunctional diaminohydroxyphosphoribosylaminopyrimidine deaminase/5-amino-6-(5-phosphoribosylamino)uracil reductase RibD codes for MNFSEFDALMMQRALDLAEKGIYSTKPNPAVGCVITQDSKVIGEGWHRQAGQLHAERLALLDAQQRGFFVKGATAYVTLEPCSHTGRTSPCSDALIEAGIGRVVVAMQDPNPLVCGQGIQKLQAANIPVDVGLMQERAESLNLGFIQTMKTQLPFVRLKMATSLDGRTAAANGESQWITGDEARKAVHFMRAKHGALITGIGTVLADDPSLTVRLTDEELASINLTQDNCHPIRVILDPHMSMPLDAKMLSLPGRTIVMTSKASAESQRSQIDAFYAKGIELVAVAAQDDVLDLESVLHYLAQEEKVTDVMVEAGSIVAGAFMRSGFVNELHCFVAPTIMGDKAKPMFTLPGIEAMSDKLPLAFQSCNLVGQDVHLVLTPTTQKG; via the coding sequence ATGAATTTTTCTGAGTTTGATGCGTTGATGATGCAACGCGCTTTGGATTTGGCAGAGAAGGGCATTTACTCGACCAAGCCGAACCCTGCGGTGGGATGTGTCATTACCCAAGACTCAAAAGTCATTGGCGAAGGTTGGCATCGCCAAGCCGGTCAACTCCATGCTGAGCGTTTAGCTTTATTAGATGCGCAGCAGCGGGGGTTCTTTGTTAAAGGCGCAACCGCTTATGTCACGCTTGAGCCCTGTTCTCACACGGGAAGAACATCGCCCTGTTCGGATGCTTTAATTGAGGCAGGCATCGGTCGAGTGGTGGTTGCCATGCAAGACCCTAATCCGTTAGTGTGTGGGCAAGGTATTCAAAAGTTACAAGCAGCGAACATACCTGTTGATGTTGGGCTAATGCAAGAACGAGCAGAGTCGCTGAATTTAGGATTTATTCAAACCATGAAAACACAATTACCTTTTGTGAGATTAAAAATGGCCACCAGTTTAGATGGCAGAACCGCGGCGGCTAATGGTGAAAGTCAGTGGATTACGGGTGATGAGGCACGCAAAGCGGTGCATTTTATGCGCGCTAAACATGGTGCTTTAATCACCGGTATTGGTACTGTTTTGGCAGACGACCCCAGTTTAACGGTTCGCTTAACTGATGAAGAATTGGCTTCTATTAACTTAACGCAAGACAATTGTCATCCGATTCGCGTTATTTTAGACCCTCACATGAGTATGCCATTAGATGCCAAAATGCTGTCTTTACCGGGGCGAACCATTGTTATGACCTCTAAGGCATCGGCTGAAAGTCAGCGTAGCCAAATTGATGCTTTTTATGCCAAGGGCATAGAGCTGGTTGCTGTGGCGGCGCAAGATGATGTCTTGGATTTAGAGTCGGTATTGCATTATTTGGCACAAGAAGAAAAAGTCACAGATGTAATGGTCGAAGCAGGTTCGATAGTGGCGGGCGCATTTATGCGTTCTGGGTTTGTTAATGAACTTCATTGTTTTGTGGCACCGACCATTATGGGTGATAAAGCCAAGCCTATGTTCACCTTGCCTGGCATAGAAGCCATGTCTGACAAATTACCGTTGGCATTCCAATCTTGTAACCTAGTTGGGCAAGATGTCCACCTTGTGTTAACTCCTACAACTCAAAAAGGTTAG
- a CDS encoding riboflavin synthase yields MFTGIIEAEGRIAKIQPVGGDVRMTIETGKLDMSDVKIGDSIACNGVCLTAIELMPNAYIADVSGETLKVTTLGHLKIGSAVNLEKALRLQDRLGGHLVSGHVDGVGKVTHISQDARSWRYQFEAPLAICKYIAAKGSICINGISLTVNEVDGQVFGVNIVPHTRQETTIKELQLGSEVNLEVDLLARYLERMVTAPQETTHAKPEMTMEYLAQHGFAK; encoded by the coding sequence ATGTTTACAGGCATAATTGAAGCAGAAGGTCGCATCGCTAAAATCCAACCCGTCGGTGGAGATGTTCGCATGACCATTGAAACGGGTAAACTAGACATGAGCGATGTCAAAATTGGCGACAGCATTGCCTGCAATGGCGTTTGTTTAACAGCGATAGAATTAATGCCTAATGCTTACATTGCAGATGTGTCTGGCGAAACCTTAAAAGTGACAACCTTGGGACATCTAAAAATCGGTTCGGCGGTTAACCTTGAAAAAGCCTTGCGTTTACAAGACCGCTTAGGTGGTCATTTGGTGAGCGGACATGTGGATGGTGTAGGCAAGGTTACGCACATTAGCCAAGATGCACGCTCGTGGCGTTATCAGTTTGAAGCCCCTTTGGCCATTTGCAAATACATAGCCGCTAAAGGTTCCATCTGTATTAATGGCATTAGCTTGACGGTTAATGAGGTTGATGGGCAAGTTTTTGGGGTAAATATTGTGCCGCACACCCGCCAAGAAACCACCATTAAAGAGCTGCAGTTGGGGTCTGAGGTCAATTTAGAGGTTGATTTATTAGCCAGATACCTTGAGCGTATGGTCACTGCGCCGCAAGAAACGACTCATGCCAAACCTGAGATGACGATGGAATATCTCGCCCAACATGGGTTTGCGAAATAA
- the ribBA gene encoding bifunctional 3,4-dihydroxy-2-butanone-4-phosphate synthase/GTP cyclohydrolase II, with amino-acid sequence MQLNTIEELIEDYRQGKMVILMDDEDRENEGDLLVPAETVTAADINFMARYGRGLICLTLTRERCQQLHLPLMVQNNQDPHGTNFTVSIEAAEGVTTGISAADRAVTIRTAVKKDATSADIVTPGHIFPLMAQSGGVLTRAGHTEAGCDLAKLSGFEPSSVIVEIMNEDGSMARRDDLEDYAKTHGLKIGTIADLIQYRLQNEKTIERVSECKLPTKYGDFKLIGYEDILEHRTHFALTYGKIDPEKPTAVRVHMADTLCDLFGSTRSECGWSIEAAMQQIVAEGNGALVVLRKHEDGAALLDKIQQFHLKDMGIKTPDTMLDDDTKTFGLGAQILADLGLKKIKVIGSAWKMTGLGGFGLEIAGNIAKQ; translated from the coding sequence ATGCAACTCAATACCATTGAAGAACTGATTGAAGACTATCGCCAAGGCAAAATGGTTATCCTAATGGATGACGAAGACCGCGAAAATGAAGGTGATTTATTAGTCCCCGCAGAAACCGTTACCGCAGCGGATATTAACTTTATGGCGCGTTATGGACGAGGGTTAATTTGTTTAACCTTAACCCGTGAGCGTTGCCAGCAGTTGCATTTACCTTTGATGGTACAAAATAATCAAGACCCGCATGGCACAAACTTTACCGTATCTATTGAAGCGGCAGAAGGGGTGACGACAGGGATTTCAGCTGCTGACAGAGCGGTGACGATTCGCACAGCCGTTAAAAAAGATGCGACCTCTGCAGACATAGTCACGCCAGGGCATATTTTTCCATTAATGGCACAGAGTGGCGGTGTATTAACCCGCGCAGGTCACACAGAAGCCGGTTGCGACCTAGCAAAATTATCGGGGTTTGAACCTTCGTCAGTGATTGTGGAAATCATGAATGAAGATGGCAGTATGGCGCGCCGCGATGATTTAGAAGATTATGCCAAAACTCACGGCTTAAAAATTGGCACCATTGCTGATTTGATTCAATACCGTTTACAAAATGAAAAAACCATCGAGCGGGTATCTGAGTGTAAATTGCCAACCAAATATGGCGATTTCAAGTTAATTGGTTACGAAGATATTTTAGAACACAGAACCCATTTCGCCCTAACTTACGGCAAAATTGACCCAGAGAAGCCAACGGCGGTGCGAGTGCATATGGCAGATACTTTATGCGACTTATTTGGCTCAACGCGTTCAGAATGTGGCTGGTCTATAGAAGCGGCGATGCAACAAATTGTGGCCGAAGGCAATGGCGCTTTGGTGGTGCTTCGTAAGCATGAAGATGGTGCGGCACTGCTGGATAAGATTCAACAATTTCATTTAAAAGACATGGGTATCAAAACGCCAGATACCATGTTGGATGATGACACCAAAACCTTTGGTTTAGGCGCGCAGATTTTGGCTGACCTAGGGTTAAAGAAAATTAAAGTCATCGGTTCAGCTTGGAAGATGACAGGGCTAGGGGGTTTCGGTTTAGAAATCGCTGGTAATATCGCAAAACAATAA
- the ribH gene encoding 6,7-dimethyl-8-ribityllumazine synthase, translating into MNIIEGHLTAQGMKIGMVVGRWNGFIVDSLVKAAIDTVIRHGGSADNIDQVMVPGAFEIPLVAQKMAASGKYDAVVALGAVIRGGTPHFEYVAGECVKGLGQVQLQTGVPVAFGVLTVDSIEQAIERAGTKAGNKGEECTLAAIEMVNVLKQI; encoded by the coding sequence ATGAATATTATCGAAGGACACTTAACCGCTCAAGGCATGAAAATCGGCATGGTTGTTGGTCGTTGGAATGGGTTTATTGTAGACAGTTTGGTTAAAGCAGCCATCGACACGGTGATTAGACATGGCGGGTCTGCAGATAATATTGACCAGGTCATGGTGCCAGGTGCATTTGAAATTCCATTGGTTGCGCAAAAAATGGCGGCTTCTGGCAAGTATGATGCAGTGGTTGCTTTAGGTGCGGTGATTCGTGGTGGAACGCCTCATTTTGAATATGTTGCAGGTGAGTGTGTTAAAGGTCTTGGGCAAGTACAACTGCAAACCGGTGTGCCGGTCGCATTTGGCGTTTTAACCGTTGATTCAATTGAACAAGCCATTGAGCGTGCGGGTACCAAAGCAGGAAACAAAGGCGAAGAGTGCACCCTAGCAGCCATTGAAATGGTTAATGTTTTAAAACAAATTTAA
- the nusB gene encoding transcription antitermination factor NusB: MNIKDFKPGQGEELPDDTKPLTPRSKAREVAMQALYQWQLNTSDVYSLTKQFSEDGLLRDIDMSLYNDIIRYVSTEFEALDALMAPHLDRRVEMINPVEKAILRMGIFELKEKLEIPYRVVINESVELTKRYGADEGHKYVNGILDKVAQVLRPLEFGQAVPKS, encoded by the coding sequence ATGAATATAAAAGATTTTAAACCGGGTCAAGGTGAAGAGTTGCCGGATGATACGAAACCCTTAACACCTCGCTCTAAAGCCCGTGAAGTGGCAATGCAAGCCTTGTATCAGTGGCAGCTGAATACATCGGATGTTTATAGTTTAACAAAACAGTTTTCTGAAGATGGTTTGTTACGAGATATCGATATGTCACTTTATAACGATATTATTCGTTATGTCAGCACCGAATTTGAAGCGTTAGATGCCTTAATGGCTCCGCATTTAGATCGTCGTGTTGAAATGATCAATCCTGTCGAAAAAGCCATTTTGCGTATGGGCATTTTTGAGTTGAAAGAAAAACTCGAAATTCCATACCGTGTTGTCATCAACGAATCGGTTGAATTAACGAAGCGCTATGGTGCAGATGAAGGTCATAAGTATGTTAATGGCATTTTAGATAAGGTCGCACAAGTGTTGCGTCCTTTAGAGTTTGGTCAAGCCGTCCCAAAATCCTAG
- the thiL gene encoding thiamine-phosphate kinase: MIGLTPFRSGFAMSHEFDLINQYFAPLSQVDSGEVGIGDDGAILNCPANHQLVVVTDTLIAGRHFPLNTTPYDIAWKALAVNLSDLAAMGAKPAFYSLALTLSPQENNQAWLKSFSLGLKTLSEQAQIRLIGGDTTQGPLSITVTAQGWVPSGKGLLRSGALAYADIYISGALGNGGLGLANVLNQLMPGDVGYCTDAIAKLNRPEPRLSLGQALLAQNLALAAIDISDGFLADLSHILKASNLAASIDYDALPLSEALIAWAKKQSDSLFGLNTGDDYELCFVALPDSASAIKQLADSLGLRLSRVGQTLPYTAEGERLVLRDSAGNVMPMKRLGYQHF; encoded by the coding sequence ATGATTGGTCTAACGCCTTTTCGCAGTGGTTTTGCCATGTCTCACGAATTTGATTTAATTAACCAATATTTTGCCCCCTTGTCTCAAGTTGATTCTGGAGAAGTCGGTATTGGGGATGATGGAGCTATCTTAAATTGCCCGGCCAATCATCAATTGGTAGTGGTCACCGATACGCTGATTGCTGGTCGACATTTTCCACTAAACACAACCCCTTATGATATTGCATGGAAAGCACTGGCCGTCAATTTAAGTGATTTGGCAGCGATGGGTGCTAAACCGGCTTTTTATTCGCTCGCTTTAACGCTTTCGCCACAAGAAAATAACCAGGCCTGGTTAAAAAGCTTCAGCTTGGGGCTTAAAACGCTCTCAGAACAAGCCCAAATTCGACTCATTGGTGGCGATACCACGCAAGGTCCTTTATCGATTACGGTGACTGCTCAGGGATGGGTGCCGAGTGGAAAAGGTTTGTTGCGCTCAGGCGCTTTGGCCTATGCTGATATTTATATTTCTGGCGCCTTAGGTAATGGTGGGCTAGGTTTGGCGAATGTGTTGAATCAATTGATGCCTGGTGATGTTGGGTATTGCACGGATGCCATTGCTAAACTCAATCGACCCGAGCCTCGCTTGTCTTTAGGACAAGCGTTGTTAGCACAAAATTTGGCCTTAGCCGCGATTGATATTTCAGATGGATTTTTAGCGGACTTGTCGCACATCTTAAAAGCATCTAACTTAGCCGCTAGCATTGACTACGATGCGTTGCCTCTTTCTGAGGCATTGATAGCCTGGGCCAAAAAACAATCAGATTCATTATTTGGTTTAAATACCGGTGATGATTATGAATTGTGTTTTGTGGCTCTCCCAGATAGTGCGTCAGCAATTAAGCAGTTGGCTGATTCTTTGGGATTAAGATTAAGCAGAGTCGGGCAAACCTTGCCTTATACTGCTGAGGGTGAACGCTTGGTTCTGAGGGATTCTGCAGGGAATGTTATGCCTATGAAACGATTGGGCTATCAGCACTTTTAA
- a CDS encoding 3-deoxy-7-phosphoheptulonate synthase: MTHKYQTDDLRIKSITEVQSPKELHSQYPITNNASQTVYDTRQEIHNILSGRDDRILVVIGPCSIHDPIAAREYAERLKGQIEQHNKDLLIVMRVYFEKPRTTVGWKGLINDPDLNESFEINKGLGLARSLLLDVNSMGIPCATEFLDLISPQYVSDLISWGAIGARTTESQGHRELASGLSCPIGFKNGTDGGFKIAVDAIRAANNPHIFMSLTKAGQSAIFETTGNQDCHVILRGGNDGPNYEAPFVAEAVAALQAAKVQDKLMIDCSHANSSKQHERQLIVAESIKEQLEAGCENIMGVMVESHLVAGAQSIQPGKELVYGQSITDACIDWADSEKLLATLAEGVRARREKA, encoded by the coding sequence ATGACACACAAGTATCAAACCGATGATTTACGCATCAAGAGCATTACCGAAGTTCAATCCCCTAAAGAACTGCATTCTCAATATCCAATAACGAATAATGCTTCTCAAACGGTTTATGACACTCGCCAAGAAATTCATAACATTCTTTCTGGTCGTGATGACAGAATTCTGGTTGTCATCGGACCTTGCTCCATTCACGACCCCATCGCTGCCCGTGAATATGCCGAGCGTTTGAAAGGACAAATTGAACAGCACAACAAAGACCTTTTGATTGTTATGCGCGTTTACTTTGAAAAGCCCCGTACGACAGTTGGCTGGAAAGGTTTAATTAATGATCCAGACTTAAATGAATCTTTTGAAATTAACAAAGGTCTTGGACTAGCTCGCTCCTTGTTATTAGATGTCAATAGCATGGGTATTCCTTGCGCAACTGAGTTCTTAGATTTGATTTCGCCCCAATATGTGTCTGATTTGATTTCTTGGGGCGCCATTGGCGCTAGAACCACTGAGAGCCAAGGTCACCGTGAATTGGCTTCTGGTTTATCCTGCCCAATTGGATTTAAAAACGGCACTGATGGTGGGTTTAAAATTGCAGTCGATGCGATTCGTGCAGCCAACAACCCACACATTTTTATGTCTTTAACCAAAGCAGGACAATCTGCAATTTTTGAAACCACAGGTAACCAAGATTGCCATGTGATTTTGCGTGGTGGTAATGACGGCCCGAATTATGAAGCACCTTTTGTTGCCGAAGCCGTAGCTGCACTGCAAGCCGCAAAAGTGCAAGATAAACTGATGATTGACTGTAGTCATGCAAACTCCAGCAAGCAACATGAAAGACAACTCATCGTTGCAGAATCTATTAAAGAGCAACTTGAAGCTGGCTGTGAAAATATTATGGGTGTCATGGTCGAAAGTCATTTGGTTGCAGGTGCACAATCCATTCAACCGGGTAAAGAACTGGTCTATGGTCAAAGTATTACTGATGCTTGTATTGATTGGGCAGATAGCGAAAAATTATTAGCCACCCTTGCTGAAGGCGTTAGAGCCAGACGCGAAAAGGCTTAA
- a CDS encoding DUF3579 domain-containing protein, whose protein sequence is MHCRYIIQGVTEEGRKFRPSDWIDRIASMGASYGTSHRLVFSDMLHPELYEGEKCLMIDTALEEQNPNMFEYVMNFVKSNKLKMTQVCEIDEEKLGS, encoded by the coding sequence GTGCATTGTAGATATATTATTCAAGGCGTCACTGAAGAAGGTAGAAAGTTTCGTCCAAGCGATTGGATTGATCGTATAGCTTCTATGGGTGCTTCTTATGGTACATCGCATCGTTTGGTGTTTTCTGATATGTTGCACCCTGAATTATATGAAGGCGAAAAATGCTTAATGATTGATACGGCGCTAGAAGAACAAAATCCAAACATGTTTGAATATGTGATGAATTTTGTAAAATCTAACAAACTCAAAATGACCCAAGTCTGTGAGATTGACGAAGAAAAGTTAGGGTCTTAA
- a CDS encoding prepilin peptidase, whose protein sequence is MMHDAYLIYFFSGLIGIIIGSFISMLTWRLPRILDLAPEEQLKNISISRSHCPQCQTPLPWYRLFPLFSWLASRGKCHACKTPISARYPLIEFITGLFTLFMVYHFGLNITAAYALVFTWILITLCVIDIEHQLILDKLSLPLMWIGLLINTQSTFASPIEAIWGAAAGYMILWTIFQIFKLITGKEGMGYGDFKLLAALGAWFGIASLPQIILIASLSSIILGVFLAVTRLKPLSDPIPFGPYLAIGGWVSLIWGSDLIQQM, encoded by the coding sequence ATGATGCATGATGCCTATTTAATCTATTTCTTCAGCGGTCTAATTGGCATTATCATCGGCAGTTTTATTTCCATGCTGACTTGGCGCCTGCCAAGAATACTAGACCTAGCGCCAGAAGAACAACTCAAAAACATCAGCATCAGCAGATCGCATTGTCCCCAATGCCAAACACCCCTTCCTTGGTATCGCCTATTCCCGCTGTTTAGCTGGTTGGCTTCCCGAGGAAAATGCCATGCATGTAAAACACCTATTTCCGCTCGCTACCCACTGATTGAATTCATCACCGGGCTTTTTACGCTCTTTATGGTGTATCACTTTGGTTTAAACATCACTGCGGCTTATGCGCTGGTTTTCACTTGGATACTCATCACCCTTTGCGTGATTGATATTGAACATCAACTGATCCTAGATAAACTCAGCCTGCCTTTAATGTGGATAGGTTTATTAATCAATACTCAATCAACTTTTGCTTCGCCGATAGAAGCTATTTGGGGAGCCGCGGCGGGTTATATGATTTTGTGGACGATATTCCAGATATTTAAGTTAATCACTGGAAAAGAAGGCATGGGCTATGGGGATTTCAAATTACTGGCCGCGTTGGGCGCTTGGTTTGGTATTGCCAGCCTACCGCAAATTATCTTAATTGCCTCACTCAGCAGTATTATTTTAGGGGTATTTTTAGCCGTAACACGCTTAAAACCGCTCAGTGACCCCATTCCTTTTGGACCTTATTTAGCCATAGGCGGTTGGGTTTCGTTAATTTGGGGAAGTGACTTAATCCAACAAATGTAG